A single region of the Lycium barbarum isolate Lr01 chromosome 2, ASM1917538v2, whole genome shotgun sequence genome encodes:
- the LOC132626053 gene encoding serine/threonine-protein phosphatase PP2A catalytic subunit-like, which yields MSLDLVVSSQGNLDEQIAQLMQCKPLSEQEVRGLCEKAKEILMDESNVQPVKSPVTICGDIHGQFHDLAELFRIGGKCPDTNYLFMGDYVDRGYYSVETVTLLVALKVRYSQRITILRGNHESRQITQVYGFYDECLRKYGNANVWKTFTDLFDYFPLTALVESEIFCLHGGLSPSIETLDNIRNFDRVQEVPHEGAMCDLLWSDPDDRCGWGISPRGAGYTFGQDISEQFNHTNSLKLIARAHQLVMEGFNWAHDQKVVTIFSAPNYCYRCGNMASILEVDDCNGHTFIQFEPAPRRGEPDVTRRTPDYFL from the exons atgagctTGGATCTAGTGGTGTCTTCTCAAGGGAATCTTGATGAGCAAATTGCTCAGCTTATGCAATGCAAGCCCTTATCTGAGCAAGAG GTAAGAGGATTATGTGAGAAAGCAAAGGAGATCTTAATGGATGAAAGCAACGTGCAA CCTGTGAAAAGCCCTGTGACTATATGTGGTGATATTCACGGCCAATTCCATGATCTTGCTGAGCTTTTTCGTATTGGTGGGAAG TGTCCTGACACTAACTATCTATTTATGGGAGATTATGTAGATCGTGGATACTATTCTGTGGAAACAGTAACG CTTTTGGTGGCTCTCAAAGTTCGGTATTCTCAACGGATTACAATTTTGAGGGGAAATCATGAGAGCCGTCAG ATAACTCAGGTTTATGGGTTTTATGATGAATGTTTACGAAA ATATGGTAATGCCAATGTGTGGAAGACTTTCACAGATTTGTTTGACTACTTTCCTCTAACAGCTTTG GTTGAGTCGGAAATTTTTTGCCTCCATGGTGGTTTGTCTCCATCTATTGAAACTCTTGATAATATACGTAATTTTGACCGCGTCCAAGAAGTTCCACATGAGGGGGCCATGTGTGATCTTTTGTGGTCTGATCCTGATGATCGTTGCGGATGGGGTATTTCACCCAGGGGTGCTGGATATACATTTGGCCAA GATATATCCGAGCAGTTTAACCACACCAACAGCTTAAAACTAATTGCGAGAGCACACCAGCTTGTTATGGAGGGATTCAATTGGGCTCAT GATCAAAAGGTGGTTACCATATTTAGTGCCCCTAATTATTGCTACCGCTGTGGGAATATGGCATCCATATTGGAAGTTGACGATTGCAATGGCCATACATTCATTCAG TTTGAACCAGCTCCTAGGAGAGGCGAGCCAGATGTAACGCGAAGAACGCCAGATTACTTCTTATGA